A single genomic interval of Spinacia oleracea cultivar Varoflay chromosome 6, BTI_SOV_V1, whole genome shotgun sequence harbors:
- the LOC130463651 gene encoding uncharacterized protein, with protein MSSDEEAPPKVIAAAVDLDYYLGSGDGPGIVITPVKLRGASNYDEWAKAVRRSMISKFKFGFLDGSVKEPITDATKMKHWIAVNSMVVSWITNTIDESLRSNLEDFDIAHELWCHLRTRYCVVSGTRVCHIKMALSGCKQGTSEGVMEYYGRLSKVWKEYVQYARVPRCICAGCTCNIAKQVGDIHDEDRLHYFLIGLDDHYEAIRAQLLARSPLPGLDEAYQTVMNTETMRAKATRGKESVMAFKVETKGRSRSGDASDRFCGHCNREGHEEETCYQLIGFPEWWDEKKRGGRGPGRGGRTSIRGGRGARGAASSTSGVARANAVSNTTGGATTTVTSGGGSQGAVTTTNHELVGVTKEQVQQIVDILSRPPNKLQGPLDEDGDWRG; from the exons ATGAGTTCCGATGAGGAGGCACCACCAAAGGTcatcgccgccgccgtcgaccTAGACTACTATCTCGGGTCAGGCGACGGTCCCGGTATTGTTATCACCCCTGTGAAACTAAGAGGAGCATCGAACTACGATGAATGGGCCAAAGCcgttcgtcgctcgatgatttcaaaattcaaatttggatTTCTTGATGGTTCTGTGAAGGAACCCATTACGGACGCAacgaagatgaaacattggattgcggtcaattcgatggtggtgtcttggatcacaaacaccatagacgagagtttgcgttcgaatctggaagattttgatattgctcacgagTTGTGGTGTCATTTGAGGACGCGGTACTGCGTCGTGTCGGGCACTAGGGTCTGCCATATTAAGATGGCTCTGAGTGGCTGCAAGCAGGGCACGTCTGAGGGCGTCATGGAGTACTATGGCCGCTTGTCGAAGGTATGGAAGGAGTACGTACAGTATGCACGAGTTCCAAGGTGTATATGTGCGGGTTGCACGTGCAACATAGCGAAGCAGGTGGGGGACATTCATGATGAAGATCGTCTGCACTATTTCTTAATTGGCCTAGACGATCACTATGAAGCCATTCGTGCACAACTGTTAGCAAGATCGCCGTTGCCAGGCCTCGACGAGGCATACcagacggttatgaataccgagaccatgcgcgccaaggcaaCGAGAGGTAAGGAGAGTGTCATGGCGTTCAAGGTCGAGACTAAGGGTCGGTCGAGGTCGGGAGATGCGAGTGACAGATTTTGTGGTCATTGCAatcgtgagggtcatgaggaagaaacttgttatcagCTGATTGGTTTTCCCgaatggtgggatgagaagaaacgaggtggtagagggcctggtcgaggaggcAGGACGTCGATTAGAGGAGGCAGAGGAGCTCGTGGGGCAGCGTCGTCGACCAGTGGTGTCGCTCGCGCCAATGCCGTGAGTAATACCACAGGAGGGGCGACAACCACTGTGACGAGTGGAGGCGGATCGCAGGGAGCAGTgacgacaaccaatcatgagcttGTTGGTGTGACGAAGGAGCAAGTCCAGCAAATTGTTGACATCTTATCACGACCACCAAACAAGTTgcaag gaccgctcgacgaggatggtgattggcgtgggtga